A portion of the Nitratidesulfovibrio termitidis HI1 genome contains these proteins:
- a CDS encoding methyl-accepting chemotaxis protein, with translation MTSATRALGGLGLLAMLFVGTALAVALGAAGWIVYAMMAAGLLVALGCLFDAWRVHGALAAAARLAAGVRDDAESSGTAERGTGNGLSLGARKAGATATASGSDGEAADPLPLLIRHVPRVVTLLDGARQRMAAEAARADTSSQDAEAARRRAGLVRERAEASNRQAMHNSAKTLDRAVTSLQEATARLAAEAGRASSGADNQRRLAGDTAVAMEQMTSTVNAVARNAGDAAAQADTARQKALAGRDVVNRAVSSIAAVHGHTTGLREVMGDLGARAESIGQVMGVITDIADQTNLLALNAAIEAARAGDAGRGFAVVADEVRKLAEKTMQATREVGEVIVAIQTGTRKTLSDMDEAARVVDDATRLAQDSGEALAEIVDIVESTSDGVRTIATAAEQQAATCEEINRIISQVDAISRQTADGMHSANNDITALSAQMSRLATLNQVFHVIGQGTVQTLMRGLADAPDIRSLQRDRIEAHLRRVIAAAPYLELLYMTDGKGRQIIANIAPAALATPADAQACGKDWSSRPWFTGAMGIGDLYISESYVSQASGAPCITVSLPMEDTAGNPVALLAADVKLA, from the coding sequence GCTGGGCTGCCTGTTCGACGCATGGCGCGTGCACGGGGCGCTGGCCGCCGCCGCCCGGCTTGCCGCCGGAGTGCGCGATGATGCCGAATCTTCCGGCACGGCAGAACGGGGTACGGGGAACGGGTTGTCCCTTGGCGCCCGCAAGGCCGGGGCAACAGCCACTGCCAGCGGTTCCGACGGAGAAGCCGCCGACCCGCTGCCCCTGCTGATCCGCCACGTGCCGCGCGTGGTGACCCTGCTGGACGGGGCACGCCAACGCATGGCGGCGGAAGCCGCCCGCGCCGACACCAGCAGCCAGGACGCCGAGGCGGCCAGGCGCAGGGCCGGCCTTGTCCGCGAGCGGGCGGAAGCCTCCAACCGGCAGGCCATGCACAATTCCGCAAAAACCCTGGATCGCGCCGTCACCTCGCTGCAAGAGGCAACGGCGCGCCTGGCCGCAGAGGCGGGCCGCGCTTCCAGCGGGGCCGACAACCAACGGCGGTTGGCGGGCGACACCGCGGTGGCCATGGAACAGATGACCTCCACGGTCAACGCCGTGGCCCGCAACGCGGGCGATGCCGCCGCCCAGGCAGACACCGCGCGCCAGAAGGCCCTGGCCGGGCGGGACGTGGTGAACCGGGCCGTGTCCTCCATCGCCGCGGTGCACGGACACACCACCGGCCTGCGCGAGGTCATGGGCGACCTTGGCGCCCGCGCCGAGTCCATCGGCCAGGTCATGGGCGTCATCACCGACATCGCCGACCAGACCAACCTGCTGGCGCTGAACGCCGCCATCGAGGCGGCTCGCGCCGGGGACGCAGGGCGCGGCTTTGCCGTGGTGGCCGACGAGGTGCGCAAGCTGGCGGAAAAGACCATGCAGGCCACCCGCGAGGTGGGCGAGGTCATCGTGGCCATCCAGACAGGCACCCGCAAGACCCTGTCCGACATGGACGAGGCCGCCCGCGTGGTGGACGACGCCACCCGTCTGGCACAGGATTCCGGCGAGGCCCTGGCAGAAATCGTGGATATCGTGGAAAGCACCTCCGACGGGGTGCGCACCATCGCCACCGCCGCCGAGCAGCAGGCAGCCACCTGCGAGGAAATCAACCGCATCATCTCGCAGGTGGACGCCATCTCGCGCCAGACCGCCGACGGCATGCACAGCGCCAACAACGACATCACCGCCCTTTCGGCCCAGATGTCCCGGCTGGCCACCCTGAACCAGGTGTTCCACGTCATCGGGCAGGGCACGGTGCAGACGCTCATGCGCGGGCTGGCCGATGCGCCGGACATCCGCTCCCTGCAGCGCGACCGCATAGAGGCGCACCTGCGCCGGGTCATTGCCGCCGCACCGTACCTGGAACTGTTGTACATGACCGACGGCAAGGGACGGCAGATCATCGCCAACATCGCCCCGGCGGCGCTGGCCACCCCGGCGGATGCGCAGGCCTGCGGCAAGGACTGGTCGTCGCGCCCGTGGTTTACCGGGGCCATGGGCATCGGCGACCTGTACATCTCGGAAAGTTACGTCTCGCAGGCCTCGGGCGCGCCATGCATCACCGTGTCGCTGCCCATGGAGGACACGGCGGGCAACCCCGTTGCGCTGCTGGCGGCGGACGTGAAGCTGGCCTGA
- the xerD gene encoding site-specific tyrosine recombinase XerD — translation MPPRRTSAPIASVATAPGESARAAPARRGSKPTKTTHPAEPATRARRTPAPRAGQDGAPKASHPLIDGYLEYLLIERGLAENTLAAYAADLSDFAGFLAQGGVNLEAATEQTLFLYIVDLRRRSLTSRTLSRHLSALRGLFAHGVAEGQLATDPLRYLENPKLPRTLPDVLTREEMSAVLARPDLSDRLGFRDRTMLELLYASGLRVSELCGLRPLDFDPMTGLVRVFGKGSKERIVPVHDTAAKLLAAYIRDWRPAFRPVEDALFLNRSGKGLTRQAVWKMVKRHVAEAGIRKDISPHTFRHSFATHLLDGGADLRTVQMLLGHADIAATEIYTHVQADRLRQVHRAHHPRSRS, via the coding sequence ATGCCCCCACGCCGCACGTCCGCCCCCATTGCCTCAGTCGCCACCGCCCCCGGCGAATCCGCCAGGGCAGCGCCCGCCCGTCGCGGCAGCAAACCGACCAAAACGACACATCCCGCCGAGCCTGCCACGCGCGCCCGGCGCACTCCGGCACCCCGCGCCGGGCAGGATGGCGCGCCCAAGGCCTCGCACCCGCTCATCGACGGGTATCTGGAATACCTGCTCATCGAGCGCGGCCTTGCGGAAAACACCCTGGCCGCCTACGCGGCGGACCTGTCCGACTTTGCCGGGTTTCTCGCGCAGGGCGGCGTCAACCTTGAAGCCGCCACGGAACAGACCCTGTTCCTGTATATTGTAGACTTGCGGCGACGCAGCCTGACCAGCCGCACCCTGTCCCGCCATCTGTCCGCCCTGCGCGGACTGTTCGCCCACGGCGTGGCAGAGGGCCAGCTTGCGACAGACCCGCTGCGCTATCTGGAAAACCCCAAGCTGCCGCGCACCCTGCCCGACGTGCTGACCCGCGAGGAAATGTCCGCCGTACTGGCCCGGCCCGACCTTTCCGACCGGCTGGGCTTTCGCGACCGCACCATGCTGGAGCTGCTGTACGCCTCCGGCCTGCGCGTCTCCGAACTGTGCGGCTTGCGCCCGCTGGACTTCGACCCCATGACCGGCCTGGTGCGGGTATTCGGCAAGGGGTCCAAGGAACGCATCGTGCCGGTGCACGACACGGCGGCCAAACTGCTGGCGGCCTACATCCGCGACTGGCGACCCGCCTTCCGCCCGGTGGAGGACGCCCTGTTCCTGAACCGTTCCGGCAAAGGGCTGACCCGCCAGGCGGTGTGGAAGATGGTCAAGCGCCACGTGGCCGAGGCGGGCATCCGCAAGGACATTTCGCCGCACACCTTTCGCCATTCCTTCGCCACTCACCTGCTGGACGGAGGTGCCGACCTGCGCACCGTGCAGATGCTGCTGGGCCACGCCGACATCGCCGCCACGGAAATCTACACCCACGTGCAGGCCGACCGGCTGCGCCAGGTGCACCGCGCCCATCACCCCCGCTCGCGCTCCTGA